The Candidatus Synechococcus calcipolaris G9 nucleotide sequence CAGTGCTTTGGGCATCTGTAATGGCCATTTTTCGCAGTCCGGTGATGGCTCTACTGGGACAAGCGACTCCTCGACCCAAGTTACCGATCGCGGCTAGTGGACTGACCTTTATTCAACAGTTGGTGGGTGCTTTTCGATTTACCGCCTATGGGGCGATTCTTTCCCTAGGGCCGGTGTTGACTTTTGCGATTGGTTCAGGGGTACTTGCTGGTGCGGCGGTTATTTTACGCCGAGTGACACCCAATACGCCCCCTCATCCCCGCTCTATTGAATCCTTACCGTTAATGTCGGGTCGGGTGGCGATCGCTATTCTAGGGACAGGGATTAGTCTGGGGTTGGCGTTACGGTTTCTCTTCGCTAGTGTGTCAAAACTCTTCGCGCTACGTTTGGGTGCCGATGCGGTTGGAGGTAGCTTGTTGGGTTTTAGCCTTATCTTGGCATTGAGTGCTTTACCTGCGGGGCAGATTGCCAGCCGAATGGGTAACTCTAAAGCAACAATCATTGGCCTAGGGAGTACGGCTCTATTCCTGGCATTATCCTTGATGACAACTGCCAAAGTTTTATTTATTCTAGGGGCGATCGCTCTGGGGATAACGTTTAGCCTGGCACTGAATGGAATGATTCCCTTTGTCCTTGAGACCACGCCAAATCATCGCTCAGGGTTGGGAATGGGGCTTTATTTTGGTGGCTTTAGTGGGGCGATCGGCCTTTTTGATTTTGGCTTTGCTCAAATGACTGATTTACAACCGATTATTGGTGCTGGTATCCTCTGCTTTATTCTGGCCAGTGGCTTTGTCTTTTTAGGTCATTCCAGTCAAACACGCTAGTTAGAACTCTCTTCAAGTCTAAAATCCCCCATTTGGAGAAAGATAACGTTTTTCTGACCAACCGTAAGAGGCTGTGTAAAAAGAAATGTAAAGATAGTAGCAAGCCACTAGAGTAACGTCTGAAAATGGTGGTGATGTAGTTTGCTAAGACAGTCTATGCCATACCCCAGTGACCTCTCAGACCAGCAATGGCAAATCCTTGAACCGTTGCTCCCAGATCAAAAGCCCGGTGGTCGGAAACGGCGAGTAGACTTAAGAGCAGTATGCAATGCCATCTTCTATCACCTGAAAACGGGCTGCCAATGGCGGATGCTACCGAGTGAGTTTCCCCCCTACTCCACCGTCTACTTTTATTACCGCAGTTGGCAAGTGGAGGGCGTTTGGTCACGCATCAATCAAACCCTCATCCGGCAAAGACGAGAGCATGTCGGCAAACATCCGTTACCCACCGTGGTCGCTGTGGATTCTCAATCCGTCAAGACCACGGAAAAAAGGGGGAGGTCTATGGCTTTGATGGAGGCAAGAAGGTGAAAGGACGCAAGCGTCATATCATTGTCGATTCCCTCGGTCAGATGCTCAAGGTGATTGTGACAGAAGCGAATGGGTCAGATCGAGTTGGCGCAGCCTATGGTTTGATGCAGTGGCGAGATCATTATCCCGAAATGGTGGAGAACGTGCATACCGTGTTGGCGGATGCCGGATATCGGGGAGACCGATTTCGCTTGTGGGTGTGGTCACTGGTGCAAGCAGCCGTAGAAATCCGAGAGAATCTCAAGGGAGAGTTTGAGGTGGTTGCAAAGCCTTGGGTGGTAGAGTGCACGTTTGGGTGGTTAAATGTCTATCGACGATTGAGCAAGGACTACGAGTTGTTGCCTGAAGTCTCTGAGTCAGCCATCTATGCGGTAATGGTTCACCTGACACTACGCTACCTTGCCCCTGCTTAATCTTTCTTTTTAAACAGCCTCTAAGTAGCAATACTCAGAGAGAACCTCCGATTGAGATTGGCACATCGTAGTCGCAGCGTTTGTGGTACATATGCTCAAAGACCTTATCGACACAGCCTGGCCACAACGCGGTTTTCGTCCTCTCCAATTTGGTGGTGTATCCTATCAACATTTGTGCAAATTTTCGACTAAGGGATTCCTTCCTGTTCCTGGTGCTCTGGTGTGAAACGGGCAATGATATTCCATACCCCATCATGGTCATCGCTAACACAGACTACACTTGTGGCTCTAGGGGCTGATGGTGTATTCAGGTAATCAAACACAATCCCCAACCGCTTTCTACCCTATAGACGAAACTAGTAGAGGAGGGCAAGTAGAGCCAATTTATATTAACTAGCACAAGGACGATAGACAATGAACTCTGAAGTGACGACAGAAATGGTGTCTTTATATGACATCGATTTCCAATGTTGGTTAGGGGAAACGGTAGCACAGCTGCGGGGCCATGATTTTAACAATCTTGACCTAGAAAATTTAATCGAGGAGATCGAAGGCTTGGGTAAAGCTGAAGGCAACCGAATTCCCTTCTGGCTTGATTTACCAAGAACCTGAATTTAACCTAGAGCAAGCCCTAGATGAAGACTGGTTCCCCTGGCAACCTGAATAGTGCCCGAATAGTGGTGATGTTCATGCCTTCAAACATCATGCAACGAAAGTTGTCGATATTCCCCTCGAAAATTTTATGACCAAATTGGATAAGGAGGCTGCTTGTGTCTACTGCAACTGAACTAAAAGCTGATCAAAACGTGTGGACTGATGAAGAATTTATGGCATTGCCCCAAGACGGCCATCGCTATGAAATTGTCAATGGAGAATTGATTGATATGGGAAACTCAGGCGCATTGCATGGCTATGTCTGTAGCCTTCTGCTAACTGCTTTAGCCAGCTATAGTTTATCTAACAAGCTTGGAGCTATATTTGATTCCAGTACTGCCTTCACCATGAAAAATGGCAATAAACGTTCTCCTGACATCTCTTTCTTTGCCAAAGAACGCTTGCAAGGAATAACTGAACTCCCCACAGGGTTTCTAGATGGTGCGCCTGATCTGGCGGTTGAAGTGCTATCCCCTGGCAATACGGTAGAAGAAATCCACGACAAACTGGTGGAATACTTCGAGAATGGTACCCGTTTAGCTTGGATTATTCACCCTAATGAACACTATATTCTAGCTTATCGTTGTGCCCAAGAACCCGATCGCCTGCTGAAATCCATCGATTCCTTAGATGGGGAAGAGGTAGTTCCCGGATTTACGTTGCCCGTCGCTGATTTATTTCAAGGACTCTCATTCTAGGTTGGCCGTTGTACGCCCTCAACTTCACTGTTCTAAGACATCTAGGATGCGTTGGCTGGCTTTTCCCTGGCCATAGGGCTGCGCTGAGAACAGAGTTGAAGTATCCATTTCTAGGGCCCTTTGGATCGTTTCCACAATGGTAGATTGAGTCAGGGTTTTAACTAAGAAATTACAGCCTAGTTCCACTAACTCAACCCATTCCGTCTCTTCCCGCAGTGTGACACAGGGAACATGATAGAAGAATGCTTCCTTTTGCATGCCACCGGAGTCTGTGGCCAGTAATCGGGCATTTTTCTCCAGCATCAACATATCTAAATACCCCACTGGATCAATGAGGGTGAGGGAATCCTTGGCGATCGCCCCCCAAGGAGAATGTTCTAAGGCCTTGCGGGTTCGGGGATGAACCGGCCACACCACGGGAATAGCCTGATCCCGGGCGACCTTTGCTAACCCCTGAATGATGGCTGCTAACGTCGTGGGATGATCCGTATTTTCGGCCCGGTGTACGGTGGTTAGGATGTAGCCCTTTGGGGGTAACTGTAAATCTCTAAGAATGGGGCTAGTTTGGTAGGCTTTTTCGCCGTAGTACAGGGCTGCATCATACATGACATCACCCACTTGGTAAATTCGGGATGGGGGAATGCCTTCTTGGATTAAGTGTTCCACCGCCGTTGCTGTGGGGGCAAAGAGGACATCGGCACTGTGATCCGTCAAAATGCGGTTAATTTCCTCCGGCATTCGCCGATTAAAGGAGCGTAATCCTGCCTCCACATGG carries:
- the wecB gene encoding non-hydrolyzing UDP-N-acetylglucosamine 2-epimerase → MKIITIIGARPQFIKAAIVAQAMGDRPQIESILVHTGQHYDSNMSDVFFQELAIPDPHYHLHVGSGSHGVQTGEMLAKIEQVLLTEKPHWVLVYGDTNSTLAGAIAAVKLHIPIAHVEAGLRSFNRRMPEEINRILTDHSADVLFAPTATAVEHLIQEGIPPSRIYQVGDVMYDAALYYGEKAYQTSPILRDLQLPPKGYILTTVHRAENTDHPTTLAAIIQGLAKVARDQAIPVVWPVHPRTRKALEHSPWGAIAKDSLTLIDPVGYLDMLMLEKNARLLATDSGGMQKEAFFYHVPCVTLREETEWVELVELGCNFLVKTLTQSTIVETIQRALEMDTSTLFSAQPYGQGKASQRILDVLEQ
- a CDS encoding IS5 family transposase (programmed frameshift) — translated: MPYPSDLSDQQWQILEPLLPDQKPGGRKRRVDLRAVCNAIFYHLKTGCQWRMLPSEFPPYSTVYFYYRSWQVEGVWSRINQTLIRQRREHVGKHPLPTVVAVDSQSVKTTEKRGVYGFDGGKKVKGRKRHIIVDSLGQMLKVIVTEANGSDRVGAAYGLMQWRDHYPEMVENVHTVLADAGYRGDRFRLWVWSLVQAAVEIRENLKGEFEVVAKPWVVECTFGWLNVYRRLSKDYELLPEVSESAIYAVMVHLTLRYLAPA
- a CDS encoding DUF29 family protein; protein product: MNSEVTTEMVSLYDIDFQCWLGETVAQLRGHDFNNLDLENLIEEIEGLGKAEGNRIPFWLDLPRT
- a CDS encoding Uma2 family endonuclease yields the protein MSTATELKADQNVWTDEEFMALPQDGHRYEIVNGELIDMGNSGALHGYVCSLLLTALASYSLSNKLGAIFDSSTAFTMKNGNKRSPDISFFAKERLQGITELPTGFLDGAPDLAVEVLSPGNTVEEIHDKLVEYFENGTRLAWIIHPNEHYILAYRCAQEPDRLLKSIDSLDGEEVVPGFTLPVADLFQGLSF
- a CDS encoding MFS transporter gives rise to the protein MLGLVGVQGSITLAWVIYALYLPDLLVSLGFSKSLAGLLLLVEHGLEAVIEPIFGHLSDLSQRTRGSRFPWIRLGVSLAAILFILLPLVTLIFGPDQFGRWLLPGLAVLWASVMAIFRSPVMALLGQATPRPKLPIAASGLTFIQQLVGAFRFTAYGAILSLGPVLTFAIGSGVLAGAAVILRRVTPNTPPHPRSIESLPLMSGRVAIAILGTGISLGLALRFLFASVSKLFALRLGADAVGGSLLGFSLILALSALPAGQIASRMGNSKATIIGLGSTALFLALSLMTTAKVLFILGAIALGITFSLALNGMIPFVLETTPNHRSGLGMGLYFGGFSGAIGLFDFGFAQMTDLQPIIGAGILCFILASGFVFLGHSSQTR